The region TCGTGCTGAAGGCGCCGCTCACGACGCCGATCGGCTCGGGGTTCCGCTCGGTGAACGTCGCACTGCGCAAGGAGTTCGACCTGTATGCGAACGTGCGCCCGACGCGCACGCTGGTGCCCGGCGGTCGCTACGAGGACATCGACCTCGTTCTGATCCGGGAGAACACGGAAGGCCTGTACGTCGGTGTCGAGCACTACGTCGGCATCGGCAACGACCCGCGCGCCGCTGCCGAGTCGGTCATGATCGTGACGCGCTTTGGTGCGGAGCGCATCGTGCGCTTCGCGTTCGAGTACGCCGAGAAGAACGGCCGGAAGAAGGTCACGCTCGCACACAAGGCGAACATCCTGAAGTACACGCAGGGGCTCTTCCTGGAGGAGGGCCGCAGGATCGCGCAGGAGTACGAGGGGCGCATCGAGTTCGAGGATCGCATCATCGATGCGACAGCGATGCACCTGGTGCTGAACCCGTACCAGTTCGACGTGCTCGTCATGGAGAACATGTTCGGTGACATCATCAGCGACCAGATGGCCGGCCTCGTCGGCGGACTGGGCATGGCTCCGGGTGCGAACATCGGGAAGGACGCGGCGATGTTCGAGCCGGTGCACGGCTCGGCGCCCGACATTGCGGGCAGGAACGTCGCGAATCCCACCGCCATGATCCTGGCCGCGGTGCTGCTGCTGGAGCACATCGACCAGCGCGACGTCGCGGCGCGGGTGCGTACCGCCCTCGAGGGCGTGCTCCGCAGCCGACAGGTGCAGACGCCGGACCTCGGCGGCAAGGCGACGACGGACCAGTTCACGGACGCGGTGGTGAAGGCAATCGAGGCGTAGTCGATCAGCGGGGCACCGGACAGCGGGACGCGCGCGTCGTGGGGCGTGCGCGTCCCGTTCTGTTGTGCGGTCAGCTCACTGCAATGGCTGGCGCCAGGAGCCCTGGCTCCTCCGTCCGTACGTCCCGCAGTGGCAGCCCCCGATCCAGGTCGTAATCGGGCAGAT is a window of Longimicrobiales bacterium DNA encoding:
- a CDS encoding isocitrate/isopropylmalate dehydrogenase family protein, translating into MSRKVTLIPGDGIGPDITEATLRVLDAAGAKIDWERHQAGVAAISEFQTPLPDDTLESVRKNGVVLKAPLTTPIGSGFRSVNVALRKEFDLYANVRPTRTLVPGGRYEDIDLVLIRENTEGLYVGVEHYVGIGNDPRAAAESVMIVTRFGAERIVRFAFEYAEKNGRKKVTLAHKANILKYTQGLFLEEGRRIAQEYEGRIEFEDRIIDATAMHLVLNPYQFDVLVMENMFGDIISDQMAGLVGGLGMAPGANIGKDAAMFEPVHGSAPDIAGRNVANPTAMILAAVLLLEHIDQRDVAARVRTALEGVLRSRQVQTPDLGGKATTDQFTDAVVKAIEA